In Sebastes fasciatus isolate fSebFas1 chromosome 24, fSebFas1.pri, whole genome shotgun sequence, the following are encoded in one genomic region:
- the LOC141762757 gene encoding thymosin beta-12-like, protein MPCAKTRHYCCNALTREHPSIQHIGTHFRLPATMSDKPDVKEVESFDKTKLKKTETKEKNPLPTKDDICQEKAEAQS, encoded by the exons ATGCCTTGCGCAAAGACGCGCCACTACTGCTGCAACGCGCTGACCAGagagcatccatccatccagcacATCGGCACACACTTTCG ATTACCTGCAACAATGAGTGACAAACCCGACGTTAAAGAGGTGGAAAGCTTCGACAAGACCAAGCTAAAGAAGACGGAAACAAAGGAGAAGAATCCTCTGCCTACAAAAGATG ACATCTGTCAGGAGAAGGCGGAGGCGCAATCGTGA